DNA from Brassica napus cultivar Da-Ae chromosome C4, Da-Ae, whole genome shotgun sequence:
CAGCATATCCCGCATTTGGTAGGTAATAACTGGGACGATACAAACTTACACTTGTGGCAAATGCTCCAACACAATCAAAAGCGGCTAACTTACGTAATACTAACCACTTCACTCTCTTGCTTTTTGGTCTTTAGGGTTTTCGCTCAAAACAGgcaaatctgttttttttaatttaaatatttccaATCTAGGTGGACCGGATTCAAATATTTATGAGTTTTGCGGGGTTTGAGCCAAACCAACCTAGTTGGCATCCCTACAAATAAATCCTTGAAATATTATCTTAGCAAGAAGCaattattatataaagataCTCCAAGTAAACTCAGttgaaattaaacaataaaTCAAGCTTAAGACAACAATAATAATAGTTGGTTGCAGAGTTTACAAGACAGACGAAACTCAGAAAGTGCAGTGATCCTTTAAGACCTGCCTCGCGAGATCAAACGCTCCGCTGTGCTTATAGATCAAATGTAGATTGTGAGCAGCCTCTTTGCGTAGGTCACAGCTAACAGGTTTACGCTCTTCCGCAACGTTTGGGAGTTTGGGCATCGGATACTCTTTCTCGTAGATCGCTAAAACCTTGTCGTAGTAAGAAGCCGCATGAGTCACAAGACCTACGTGGTGATACGCCCGAGCAACGTTATACAACGCCTCTTGACTGTTGCTGCAGATTCTTATATTGTTGTATAGAAACGCAAAGCCTTTCAAGTAACTAAAATAACCGCCAGGCATATATTGTAACCAACGATAAGGTTGAAACACAAAAGTCTTGTGGAAGGTAAAACTGTGTGCACATAGATAGATACCTCAGATTCACTACACATATCTTCGCTATGAGCTTCAATAGCAGACCGTTCTCTgattctttttgtttcatttagTGTTGCCCTGATTTTGCGCCTCTCTTTGGGTCCGCCTCTCAACCTGGCTCAACCTATGATGCACCGGGACGGATACGGGGACAGAAACGGGGACGGAAGCGGGGACGGGAAacgagaaaatttaaaaattatggatACGGGTACGGCAAATATAtactagtaaaaaatataaaatatttataaaaaaaataaatttatatagtgaatCTAACATAATTAGATATAATTTACTATTATATGTCTATTTTGCCAACTAAAATTAGAAGCATGATAACACTGACAGTTAAAAAACAATTGCACAAGCATTAAGTCCCGTGAAAACTAGTCTTACTCATAGCTATGTTCTCTAACAGTTCCCAAGCCGTATCAGTGCTGTCCCCGTGAAGTACCCGTCCCCCAAACGTTTCCGGTACCGGTACGGCACCTAAATAGACGTCCCCGTGCTACATAGGGCTCAACATGTTTCCGAACAAAGATTACTAATAATGTGCAGACAGAAACGGCAAGCAAGGCTTAAAGACTATGCtggatatagttttttttttttttaatactcacTCGGAAGCATGAGTATCTCTAGGACTATTTCTTTGAAGCTCCGATCGTTTTCTTTTTCCCTTGACCTAAACGTTTTCGTGAGGCCGAATGCAAGAACAGTGTAAGACGccagcaaacaaaaatatttctatCAAACTACTTTCTGCTAATGCTGAATGAAAGAACCCTAACGAAATACTGGATGTTCAGATGGTTCAAAAGTACGTTTTTCTTCAAGAAGCAGTAACTATTTTATGTTGTCAATTTCGTTAGTATGTTTATTATATGAAACTTGGATACAGAGCTATTACCGTTCGCCGCAAAACCCACTTAAGAACCAACTGCAATGCTGTATTGGCAAATTCCTCAAGCATCCCTTCCGAATGATAGATCTGACAAAGATGCATCctgatctttcttttcttccaCCATGCCTTCTGTTTAGACGTGTCAAGATCTACGCTTAGAGAAAAGAACCATCGTAAGCAATCTTATGACAACATAGTTGGATGCGTATCGCATAAATAacattttggaagaaaaaaaaaaacagggtGTGAATTCGACACTGGAAAGATAACACAAACCATTGTACAAAGTTTGACATCAAATCTGTCAAAAGTGATATTTAATAAGATACTAAATCATTGTACAAAGTTTGCTAAACTATTCACTCGCTTGTAGACAATACAGCCAGAGCagataatgatttttttctttgctgaCCTGGATTTTCCGGAGGAGAAAGCGCACTGATATAGCTTCATCTCGTTTGCCATCTTCCAGGAGAAGTGAAGCCAGAGTTATGCGAGCATCAATTGGATCACTGAGTTCATTCAAAGCTGAGGAAATTTTCAGTTAGCaacaaatagaagaaaaaaaaattaacgagAAACTGAAATAcaataataagatttttaatttGCAACACACGGAAAATCATAAAAGATTTGAGTTTGGAGACCTTCACAAAACATTCCATGTAATTAACTATGAACAGAACATAGTGAAAGAGGGGACTATACATATATGcatttaaaagatatttcatTCCAGAAAATACATATGCACAACAACTAAATAAATTAAGAAAGTACCTCTGTAATAGAAAACGATGGCCTGTTCTCGTTTTTCCAACGACATATAACAGCGAGCAGCTTTCACAAGCAAATAGCCATTCTACAAGGAAAACCACAACTAGTTACCAAAGTGACGAAGCAAAAGTTGTAAGAGAAGAAACAATCGAGTACAACTGCCTAATACTCTTACTTACATTCAAAGTGTCATTGATTGCTAGCAAATAGTATTTGAGAGCAGAATGAAAATTCTCGATGTTTGTTAGCTCATCAGCCAAATCGATGATGAGCTTTGGATGTTCAGATACAGCCTCCCGTGGCAGAATATTTAAAACAATCTGCAGATACGGCAAGCAACATCATTCACAAGAGAAGATACATCAACTTtttgaaaagagaaaacaacGCAAAGTAATAAGAAGACCAACGGAAAACAATTGTAGTATTATACTTAACGAGGCCacattctcttttaatagatttatatGAAATCTAATTTGTTCCAGAATCTTGTTATCCATCTATTAAATAATTAGAAGAGGGTATAGCTTTAAAGCAATCATTGGGATAAAAAAATTAGCAGGTTTATAATGTAAGATACACAAACCTCTGCTTGCTCCATTTCTTCAAGGCGAACATGGCAGATGGCTTGTCTGATTTTTAAGCTGGAAGGCAGTTCCTTTCCTAGATTGTAAATTTGGCGCACATCATGAATATACTTAAGAGCTCTATCATACGCATTAATTTGCATCAAAACATCAGCCAGTAGATCCAAGATATCGGGCCCCACTTCAGATGGATGAGATTTTATATGATCCTCTAACATGTTTGCTGCTCGTTCACCCTTGCCGGATTTTAGAAAATACTGAGAAAcccaagaagaaaaagaatagGTTGGCATAACCATTTGTCTTTTTCTGGGTAGAGAAACTAAATCACACAGATTAAATTTCAACTCATTCAGCATCTATACCTCTGTCCCCCTCTTGAGTGGCTCAATTATATCAGGATGCCGACGAAATATTTTCTCATAGGTTTCAGCAGCTTCTTTATATTTCCCAGCACTTAGGCAGAGGTCTGCATATTCATATTTCAGATCAATGTCCTCAGGATCTGCTTGTACTGCTTTGGACACATAATCGCTTGCTAACACCATGTTCCCTTGTTCCctgaaatcaattaatttttcttagCTTTTCACAgccaaatcaaattttaaacagAAAATTAAACAGATTCCCTTCCTGCTTCCCGGGTTTTCgttctactctttttttttcatatgaaCATTAAATTCTTGCTACTTGATTACTAGCAAGCTCTACAATCTCTGATAAGGTCTTACTGTAAACAACTAGATAGCCATAATTGACAAGCATATTGTAgtaacatagtttttttttccgtgTTTGGCATTTCTACTGTACAAGATGAAGACTTGGCATTGATTCATGAACAAGGAGAACTTACTTGGCCCTGTCGTAAAGCAACTTCCAaacatgtgatttttttttttttttttttttttttttttttttttgattaaccagGTGTTGACCTTGCGGCCCCCCACCTAGGCCCGGCGCCAGCCTTTGCCTGTACCTTTTTACGGGCCCTGGGCACGCCTCCCCCTCCCCGCGAGTCGAACAGCCGACCTCCCCTCCCGGAGGTAGTACCACTGGACTACGAAGTCCTGGGTAAAACAAACATGTGATTTTGGACCTTTTATATATGCAGCAGCCTTCAATGCGTCAGTAGACAATGCCTCGGTCTTACCAAGGTTGTCAGGTACAAGTGCTAGGTAATAATAAGCTTGACCGAAGGCTGGTGCTTCGTTAATAATGTCAAATAAAATAGGAAAAGCCTGGAGGAAAGTAAAACAGCATTGATCAGGATCGATCCATAAATATAACACACACACTCTATTTAGGAAAAAGCAGCAGTAAATGTAATAGTCAAAACGATATATAGTGGTAGATGAAAATCAGTTTGCTTATTCAGGAAATTATGAAATGTGTTCCTGAAGAAAAAGGCACGATAAAATAAACATTTCATCTGGATTACCTCACTGTCTTTATTATCTGCGTGAAGAAAAATAGCCTCAGTCATCCTCTTCTGAATCTCAGGTGAAATTTGTTTCTTTGACCCCTGTCGTCTACCCCTTTTTTTATTCTGCACAAGTATATAcactgtgatttttttttttaaagtaagcATGCAGAGTTGCCAGGTTAATATGAATAGGACTGTCTAATCATATAATTTCGTGGAGTGTAGCACACGAGAATGAACAAGCGAAGCAGGAGGGATTCCAGTGAGGTTCAAGAACAAACATGCAGTTCAAGTACTTTTAATGCTAAATAATAGACAAAAGTCAAAGTTCTTGCTGCATTAGACGGACTGAAGACACAATGTAATACAAGTTAACTCGTGAAATATaagaaagaagctgtcctatgaAAACGCACCATCCTTCTCCTTCGTCGGCGGCCAGTAAAGACGAGTTCCTTAGCATCATACTTGCCTCTCTTCTCTGAACCATCACGTTGAGAATCAAAAAGTGCTTTGCGTTTCTTCTCAGCCAGAGCTTCATATTCAAGGCGTTCGAATGTGGTCGGAATTACACTTACAGCTTCATCAGACTCATCTCcctcgtcgtcgtcgtcgtcctcatcatcatcatagttATCATCACTACCATCTACTTCCATATTGCTTGGACCCCCTTCTGATACAGACAACGAGTTTTCCTCATCTTCTCCCACCAGACCCTTTCCCTTATCTTCCATAAGgataaacaaaccaaaaacaagTCTCTTTTGGATTTTACTTCTCTCAAGCGAGAGGAGTTGAGACGGGGTTGCGTAGCTTCACTATGTTAAGAGGAAGGGGGAAGGTATTCTCGAACGGAATAGTCGATTACACAGAAACGTCTTCAAATCTTCAGACCAAATTCTCACAACACTGGATTCTATGATCAGAAACTCAAACCCTAGCGCTTCCTCTGAGATGCTCAACTCAACTTCTGGTTCAGCCTTGATGCAGCGTATCATACATATTTGGTGGGCTTTTAACGTATATTGGACTTTACTCGTTTTTCCAGTAAATAATTGTTTAGATTTGATTCttatagataaatataaatctGTGTAAATTAGGAAGAAGAGATACGCTACCGTTCTCTTTCGTTTAGTATAAATAGGACATTCTAGGTTTTTGTATAAACAACCTTGTTATTGAATTATATTTGCAATTGCAATCAGAGCTTTATAGCACTTAGAGGAGTACTCtaagcaaataacgattttatagcaaataacgattttatagtgtttttttttttgaaacacatattTCGATTGATAAAGAAATTAGTTGGGAGCAGTTAAGACATCACCAACAACCAAAGGTTCAGGAGCTTTCAAAGCATCCTTTGCCAAGCAGTCCGCTAACATATTTTTCTCTCTAGGAATCCAAGAGAAAACAACAAACTCAAACACAGAAGCATATGAGAGAATATCAGAAACCAAACTATAGAGTTCAGTTGTGGATGATTCAGGCTTTACTGCCTTGATAAGCAGAGCAGAGTCAGACTCGAAAGCGACCTTCTTCAGCCCCAAGCTTGCGCAGGTACGGACAGCTTCCCGTAGGGCTAATCCTTCCGCCGATAAGGACGAGACAACGCATTTGGTAGTCTTCATGAAAGAGCGATTTCCGGTTGTCGAGAGGATGATCCATCCCAAGCCCGCTTTGTTTGAAACAGAGGCCCATGCTGCATCTGAGCGAATTACCACCGTGTCCCGAGGGTTCAGCGCAGGAAGAATTGGGCGTTTCAGGCCAACAGTACTTTCCTTCTTCACTTCAGTACTCCATTCTCGTGCTAGGACAATAGCCGTTGTCAAGGTGTCCTCCGGCGAAGCAGAGTGGCCCTCGAAGACAAATTTGTTCCGAGCTTTCCAAAGAGACCATAAGATCCAAGGAACCAGTGTGCTCGAAGTGATACCTGCAGGGGGAAGACATTTAAGGGCGCAGAGGCCATCCCAGCTGTTCATTAAATCTATTATTCCACTAACATCCATATCAGTCATGAGAGGAGCTAAACTCCAGACTCGTTGCGCGAAGGGACATTGGAATAGGAGATGAATAATAGATTCCGAGCAGCCGCATCGTTTACAAGCGGGGTCAGCAGGAACGTGTCTGTCTAAGAGCCTTTCTCCCACCGGGATAGCTCCCTTGAGAAGCCTCCATGAGAAAAGTTTAATCTTTGGGGCACAAGTCAGATTCCAGACACTTCTTTTCCACTGAAAACCGAGGTTGTTTTGTGCTATTTCTCCGTTTTCCTCTTGATTGACCGCCATATAATACCCCGATTTTGTAGAGTAAGTTCCCGACCTTGTTCCTAGCCACACTTGCTTATCTGGAGCCCCCGTCAGGCTTGGATTGATGCTTAGTATTTTCTCCTCGTAGGCTGGAAGTAAGAGCTTGATTTTAGGTACATCCCATTCTCCCGTCCCAGCGTTTATGAGGTCCGCGACAGTAAGATCTTGGTGTGCTTCATTTGGCGGTCCCATTGGTCTCTGTTGACAAGTAAGGCTCAGCCAGGGGTCGTTCCATATGCTGATGGAGTCTCCATTGCCCACAATCCATCCTAGGTTCTTAAGTAAGAGGTCTCTGCCCTTGAGGATTCCCCGCCACCCATGCGACATAGTTGAAGTTTCCTCGGCTTGTAGGATGTTGGAGTCTTGACAGTACTTTCCAAAAAGTACTCTTCCTAGGAGACAGTTGGGGTTTTGGAGAAGCCTCCACCCAATCTTTGCTAGCAGTGCAATGTTGAAGTTCTGGAACTCTCGCATCCCTAGTCCGCCAATAGCTTTCGGTTTTGCTATACTGTCCCAAGCCACCCAAGCCATCTTTCTCTCATTTTCATTTTGATCCCACCAGTAGCGTGTAACTGCAGACTGGAGGCGTTTACACAGCGAGACAGGCATTAAGAAGGtgattacgcgtttaagcacacaccaattaacctaatgtgccaacaataccacaatcgaatggtatgtcattgtagcattttaggatcgaatccacagagaactatagacttataacaccaagaatacacaaaccttcctaatctaagcaaacaagaagatagatgatttgtaacaaactaatatcctagaaatataaacaaggtgatctcaaatccaatcaagaaataagtgcaagaattcaatcaaatactaaggagaatccatgggtattgggaattgacttcaagtaactaagatccaatctaggtaacaagctttcaatcagagtaatctcttaagtctaaacacaattttagacaagtcctatgtctaggtaaatgtccatttgcttagaaatcattaaacatcaaatgtctttggcttaattcaatcaaacaatctttaagttcaagtttaataactatctagcaattttaacatcaagtgtccttggctaatctcactagagcttagttgagatgattcaaacacttcatctaatcatgtctgatgagaagtgtttagaaatcaggtttagagtgatcaagactaaacaagcattaaaaatactcaacaagcaagtttatacaaggatctaatacaataacaccatagatcttcactaaattactctaatctccctaacccatgaatccaaggaGTGTCTACTCTCTAAACTCCATGAGAAAGCTCAAACCCATGATGGATTCAAGCCTCATCATGTTTATGAGAAAGAGAAACAAGATATAATATGAAGAACTTCCTTAGATTATGatataaagattcaagcttttttACAAAGGGAGGCAAGTTCTTGAGAGAAAAATCAGATTTTTCCTCAGATTAGGTCTTAAAGGTGTTTATAGATGTCTAAAAACGAGCTGGGTTAACCCAACAAACCTGGGTTAACCCACAAAAACATAGATATTTTTCTCCGTAGTGACCAGAAAAGGTCGCTACCAGAGGTCACTACGGTCTGTAGCGACTTTTCATGCCCGCTACGTGTGGCCGCTAGGATACTTAGACGATTTTTTCGCATTCTTGAACTCATAGCGACCTCATGAAGTCGCTATGGCTGGCCGCTGTAGAAGGCGCTTGAAGTCCTGAACGCATAGCGACCTCATGATACCGCTACGTGTGGCCGCTAGGATACTTAGACGCCTCAGCTCTATCTTCTGTAGCGACCATCTTTTGCCGCTACGCCTGGCCGCTAGGAGCCTTCAACGACTCATCTTCATTCTTTGGACTCAAAATCCCTCCAATGgtcctctaactcatccatggtgctctccaacacctgatatgtacaaatgcaatgatatgcaacctaaatgtgtctaaatgatgctctaaatgaccaaaccatgcaagaataagaagttaaaaacatgtaaattcacaagatatcagAAGGATGACATGGGATAAGAGGGGATCGCAGATAGAACGCTCTGAAGCATTACGAGTTTCCCTGCAGCAGATAGGAATTTGTTTTTCCAGCCTCTCGACTTCTGCTTTATCCTGTCCACCACAGATGAAAAGAGATCCCTCTTCCGGCGTCCGAAAAACTCGGGGAGTCCTAAGTACTTTCCAACTCCACCTTCTTTCTCCATTTGCAGTTCGCTTCTGATCATTGTCTTTAGCGAGGCAGGGGCCTTACTAGAAAATGTGATAGCCGATTTTTCCTTGTTTATCGACTGGCCCGAAGCTTTCTCATACTTGTCTAGTATAGACTTGAGAGCTACACAATTCTCCTTGTTAGCTTGGAGGAAGAACATTGTATCGTCCGCAAAGAAGAGGTGAGTTAGTCTAGGACTTCCTCTAGCCACTCGCAAGCCTTGGAGTGACCCTTCTTCTTGGGCTCTGTTACATAATCCCGAGATGACCTCGCTacacatgataaatatatagggAGAAAGAGGGTCGCCTTGACGGAGACCTCTACTCGGTACTACCTTCCCTCTAGGCAAGCCGTTAATGAGGAAGGAGTATGTAACAGATGTGATACACTGCATTATGCATCTAATCAAATCGCTGTGGAAGCCCAACCGCTCGAGCACCAGCGAAACAAATTCCCATTCGAGCCGGTCATATGCCTTGCTCATGTCCGTCTTAACCGCCATAGCACACCTCTGCTCCGCTTTGGACGTTTTGAGATAGTGGAGGACTTCATGAGTAACTAGGACATTGTCTCCAATGGCTCTTCCCGGGACAAAAGCAGATTGATTCTCGGATATCAGCTTCTCCATCAGGGGCTGTAGTCTTCTTGTGAGGATTTTGGAGTATATCTTGTAGTACACGTTACACAGCGCGATAGGTCGATAATCCGAGACCTTTTGCGGTTGGGAGATCTTTGGGATGAGCCGTATGTGAGTGTCGTTTATTCGCTCCGGCAGAGACTCCCCCATGAAGAAAGCCTGAATCTCCCTGATAATATCCGGGCTAATCTGCTCCCAATGGGTGTGGAAGAAACCCGCTGAGAAACCATCTGGCCCCGGGGCTTTTTCCGCATGAATGGAGAAAGCTGCATCCCTGATCTCTCTTGCCGTCGGGATAGCAGTGAGGGCCTGGTTGTCCTCTTCAGAGACAATCGGATGGAGAGCTTGTTTCACTGTCTCTTCTCTGTCACCAGGCTGAGAAGCAAACAAATTCTGGAAATAGTCCCCGATGGCCGAGACAATCTCTTCCTCCTTATATACCATATGACCGTCTTCTCGTTCAATCACCGAGAAGTTATTGGCTCTTTTACGCGACTTTGTGATAGCATGGAAGTAGCCTGTATTACGATCCCCCAGTTTCAGCCATAGCAAGCGACTCCGCTGCCGCCAGTACTCCTCTTCTGCCAAATAAGCCGCATTGAGAGTCTCGGATATGTTCTGTATCAGAACGGTGCTGTTGTCCGGACTGGATAGGGCCACATTCAGTTCCTGCTTCTTCTCTTGTATGACTCGTTGACTATTACGTTGCTGAGTTTTGTTCCAGGCCGAAATGGCACTCCGCGTCGAACTGAGCTTATCACTGACCGACGTATTGGACGTCGCACGCCAAGAGTCAGCTATAACTCGCTTTGCTTCTTCATTTTTGCACAGCCTGCGGTCATAACGGAACATCCCACGTCTTCTGCGGTTCCCTCTatcaaagaaagagattagaggCATGTGATCGGAGCTTTCGAAGCCAAGGTACTCGCACCTAGCCGTCGGGAAACATTCTGCCCATTGCGTGTTAGCCATCGCTCTATCCAATCTACATCGAACTAGGTGGTCACCTCTCTTTCCCCTCCAAGAAAGGAAGTCTCCCGAGTGTTGGAGATCAAACAGATCACCTTCAGAGAAGAAAGTGCGGAGGTCGGAATAGGAGCCCTCAGGTCTTACCACGCCCCCATCCTTTTCTTCGTCGCAGATTATATCATTGAAGTCCCCGGTTATAAACCAGGGCTCGTCATGGCCTGAGGCTTTCTCTAGAAGTCGATCCCATAAGAGATTCCTCTCATTTCGAATCGTACTTCCATGAACAAATGAGGAGTAAAAAGATTTTCCTTCATAAGAAACGATTGTGTCAATTACATTTGTGGTAGCTTCAAGCACCTGAAGGTTTAGTTCACGTTTCCAAAACAGTCCTAAGCCTCCTGCCCCATGTCCTGTTGGGGAGACCAAGTGGTGGCAGTCAAATTGCACTCGTAGATGTTCCAGCTTCTTTAGCACAACATCATCGGGATTTTTGGATTCCATGATGAAGATAATATCAGGATCATACTTCTTAGATATATCTCCTAGGCGTCGAACTGTCCGGGGATTCCCTAACCCCTGACAGTTCCAGCTTAAAATCGCTAAGGAGCGGGGTTGGATGGAATCCAAAAATCCATCCGACGCCTCATAGACTTTGGTATCAAGTTGACCAGTGGTACATTCTCCGATGCTGAAGCTGCTGGGTCCTTGTCCCTTCCGGCTCTAGAATTGTCACCCGTCCTGGCTCTGTTTGTCTTGCTAGCTTTTGCGGTCTGACCAGTCTTTTGTATTGTACTCCTTCGAACAGGGGACGGCTTTGATTTCAGGACTTTCCGCTTGCTAGTTGCTGTCCCTGTAGGTAGGGTGGCATTATCTACGCACTTGTTTTTCCCAGGGGGGCGTCCTGGTTTCCTTTTCCCCGCTATAGGAGCGCTAGGGGCTCCTCCCTCAGTGCCTGTGCCCAGACAAGGGCCCAGCCTTAGAGTCATTGGTAATCTTCCAATGTTTCCAGCATTAAGCGTTTCAACTGTAGCCTCAGGAGTGTGCTCTATGGGCGGAGTTGCGGTGCCTAGTCGGAGAGTAGCAGGGAGTCTTTCCCGGGCCGTGGAGTTAGGGTGTGTTGAGAGTATCCCTGAGATATCAGTGTGATAGTGAGGATCAGGTCCGAGACGTTGGGTAGCCGGAATTCTCTCGGGTGAATCCTCGGGCGGAGGTACATTTTTGCCAGCAGAGCTTGCATTCTGAGATGCACGTACCATCATCAGGGCATTTTCCTCCATCTGTCCTTGTTCCTCTGCTTGCCTTACTCGTTCCAGTCTTGCTTCTCTCTCAGTTGGGTCTGCACATTTCGTATATTGCAGCAGAACATCTCTCACCTCTTCCCTTGCTACATTTAGAGTTTTCTGTGGAACCGGTGGTCGAACTAGTTCTCGGGGAGA
Protein-coding regions in this window:
- the LOC125575445 gene encoding uncharacterized protein LOC125575445, yielding MEDKGKGLVGEDEENSLSVSEGGPSNMEVDGSDDNYDDDEDDDDDEGDESDEAVSVIPTTFERLEYEALAEKKRKALFDSQRDGSEKRGKYDAKELVFTGRRRRRRMNKKRGRRQGSKKQISPEIQKRMTEAIFLHADNKDSEAFPILFDIINEAPAFGQAYYYLALVPDNLGKTEALSTDALKAAAYIKGPKSHVWKLLYDRAKEQGNMVLASDYVSKAVQADPEDIDLKYEYADLCLSAGKYKEAAETYEKIFRRHPDIIEPLKRGTEYFLKSGKGERAANMLEDHIKSHPSEVGPDILDLLADVLMQINAYDRALKYIHDVRQIYNLGKELPSSLKIRQAICHVRLEEMEQAEIVLNILPREAVSEHPKLIIDLADELTNIENFHSALKYYLLAINDTLNVSKSIRQLYSIVSSLTTFASSLW